The segment CTGGCCGAGCAGGGTGCGGATTACCGGCTGCCTGATTTGCTTTTCGTTGCTCATGGCAGGGCCTCATCGAGCAACAGTTTGGCATCCGCAGCCTCGTTGATCCGACCGTGATCGAGTGCAATGGTCCGGTCAGCAAGGGCGAGCAATGCCGGTGTGTGAGTGGCCGCAATCACGGTCCGACCGGGGATCAGTTTGCGCAGGCCTTCAAGCACGCTCTCGGTCGTCTCCCGGTCGAGATGCGCGGTCGGCTCGTCAAGCAGCAGGATTGGACGGTCGGCCAGAAACGCCCGGGCGATAGCAATGCGCTGGGCCTCACCGCCGGAGACGCCATGCCCCTGTTCGCCCAGTGCTGTGTCGAGGCCATCGGGTAGGTGGCGGGTGAAGTGGGTGACACCCGCACTCCCGGCAGCGGCTTCGATGGCGGCGCGGTCGGCGCCCGGTCGGGCGAGTGCGATATTCTCGGCGATGGTACCGCGGAACAGATGGGTTTTCTGGCCCACCCAGGCGCATTGTCGGCGGAAATCCTCGATCGGCAAATCATGGCCAAGAACACGGTCGTTGATCGTGATGCTGCCGCTGCCCGGGGTGACAAAGCCAAGTAAGAGCTTGAGCAGGCTGCTCTTGCCACTGCCGCTCGGGCCAATCAGGGCGATGGTTTCGCCAGCGGCAACGCTCAGGCTGACCTCTTCCAGTGCTGCCCGGTCGCCATCATAGTTCAGCGAGACCGCGTTGAAGGTGATGGCGCTGTCGGTATTTGTCTGTGTGGTTTCAGCGGCTACGCCGGTCGAGACGATGAAATCACCGGCGCGCTGTTCGATATCCATCAGGCTTTCGGCGGCGGCAAGGGCGGTGGCGCGGTCGTGGTAATACTGGCCGAGCTGACGCAATGGCAGATAGAAGTCGGGTGCGAGTATTAGAATGAACAGCGCGGCAAAGAGGCTGATATTCGCCAGTGGCCCGACATTGACGAGGCCGAGCAGGGCAAGGCCGATATTGACGGCCAGAATGGCAATCGCGATTGAGCTGAAGAACTCGAGTACGGCAGAAGACAGGAAGGCAAGGCGCAGCACGCTCATGGTGCGGCCCCGGAAATTATCCGCCATCATGCGTACCCGCGCCATCTCCGCTTCCGCCTGACCGAACAGGCGCAGGGTATCAAGGCCGCGTAACCGGTCGACGAAATAACCGCCGAGACGTTCCAGCGCCACCATCTGCTTGCGGCTCGCCGCCGCCGCACCGAGGCCGACCAGCGCCATCATCATGACAATCAGTGGCCCGGTCGCCAGCAGGATCAGGGCGGCAATCCAGTTCACCGGCCAGACCGCTATGACGATGGCGAGCGGGATCAGCCCGGCCAGCATCCGTTGCGGCAGATAGCGGGCGATATAATTGTCCAGCGCTTCGATCTGGTCATAGGCGGCGGTGATGATCGGACCGCTGCCGGTGCTGGCGATAAAATCTGGTCCGGCTGCGGTTATTCTGGCGATCAGCTCACGGCGCAGCCCGGTCTTGAGCGCTACCGCATTGGCCATGCCGACCCGCTCGGCCAATCCGAGCATGGCAGCCCGGATCAGTACGGCGGCAATCACCAGCATGATCTCGCGGGCAAAATCCGTGATTGCCCGTCCCTCAATCACGGCACCATGCAGGATGGTGGCGAGCAGCCAGGCTTGCAGGATCAGGCACAGCCCACCGGTAAAGCCGAGGCCGACCGAGATATATACCCGCGGCTTGATCGGGCGTATCCGGTCGCGCAGCCAGCCCTGCTGACGCTTCTGACGCGCCTTCATGGCTTCAAAACTGGGGGGCTCGGGGCTGCTGGCCCCGGCATGTGCGGGAGAACTGCTCATAATGGGGGCTGCTATACCGCGTCAGGCAGAGTGGCGAAAGGGGCTATCAGGACGCAGTTTCCGGGGTGCGTTCGCTGGCGGGCACGATGCAGTCGGGCGGGAAGACAAGGCACATGCGCGTGCCGTGTTCCAGCTTGCTGAAAATCTCCAGCTTGCCGCCATGGAGTTCCATCAGGGATTTGGTCAGCGGCACGCCGAGACCGGTGCCCTGTTCGGTACGGCGCAGGGTATCCTCAACCTGCCCGAACGGGCGCAGGACCGCTTCGATATCCTTGGGCGCAATGCCAATGCCGGTGTCGGTGACGACCAGCAGCAGGTCATCGCCCTGACGCTTGGCTTCCATCGTGATCTTGCCGCCGGGGGCGGTGGACTTGATGGCATTGGCAAGCAGGTTGAGCAGCATCTGGTGCACCGCACGGGCATCGGCCATGAGCGCTGGCAGGTCGTCCTCGATCTCGACCAGAACCTCGAGTTCGGCATTGCGAACCTTTTCCTGCAGGATGCGCAGGGCCGATTGCAGGGAGCGGCCGGGATCGATCTTCTCCGGCATCAGGGTCATCTGTCCGGCCTCGATCTTGGACAGGTCGAGAATATCGTTGATGACCGCGAGCAGGTGGTTGCCGCTCTCCTTGATCACGGTTGCGTATTCTACATACTCTTCCTTGAGGTCGCCGAACTGCTGGCTCTTGATGCCTTCGGCAAAGCCGAGGATGGCGTTTAGTGGCGTGCGTAGCTCATGACTCATCAGGGCGAGGAACTGCGATTTCGCCTGGTTGGCGCGTTCGGCCTCGTTCTTCGCTTCACGCAGGACGATCTCTTCGCGCTTCAGATTGGTAATGTCGATGAAGCTGGTGATATAGCCGCCATCGGGCATCCGTGCTTCCTGAACCTGCAGCCAGCGTCCATCATGGAGAGCGACTTCCCATGTGCCTTGCGGCTTGTTGTGCTGGGCAAGACGCTGGTCGACATCCAGCACGGGTTTGGTGGTGCCGCCATTCTCTTCCGTATGACCGAGCGATAACCAGGCGGGGGATGACTTGATGATCTCGATGAACGGCGTGCCGATCTGCCATTTGCTCCGCAATTCGGGGAACAGCAACACGGCATGGTGGTTCCAGATCACCAGCCGATCCTCACCATCGAACAGCGCCACCGCCGATGGGATATGCTCAATCGCGGAACGGGTGCGCGCCTCTAGCATGCTGACTTCCGATTGCAGCGCTGCCTGCCGTGTCGCATCGACGAAAGATTTCTGCATGCTCCGGCTGTTGCTGTTGCCGAAGAACAGGAGTGCGACGGTAAAGAAGGTGAGCATGACCCCCATGCTGAACTCGGTCGGTCCGTCCGCCGTGGCGAAGGTCATGAGGGTTACTGTCAGCTGTGCTGTCAGGGTCCAGGCATAGAGGCTGGGCAGATAGGCGCTGGTAATGCCGACAGCGGCGGCTGAGAAACCACCGATAATGAAGATCAGCAGCATGCGTCCCGGCAGCTCAAGCGTCGGCATGAAGACGATTACTGCGATGGCCCAGACCACACCACCAGCGATCGGTCCCATCAGGGCATGGCGCTGCCACCAGGCGAGGGTGTGGTTCTCGATGCCGTTATGGCGATACATGAAATAATGCTGGGCGCGATAGCCGAGCATGGCGGTATGCAGGCATAGCCAGCCGACAATCAGCGTGTTGTCAAAGCTGCCGAGCAACGCGTAAACCGCCAGCAAAGACCCGGCAAACAGTCCGAGCAGAACCAGCGGCAACCCACGATAATAGGTTTGCAGACGCCATTCATCCAGCCGTTGCTCGGTGGTCTTGCGTTCGCCCTCAAAGGCATGGGCGGTATCGGCTATGTGAATGAATGACGCCATGGTCTCTGGTTGTTTCTGGCGATAATATCAGCCGTCAGGGCCTTGTTCTTACTGATCAGTTGCTATCGGTATGACATGACATGCCGCAACTACCAAGTTTTAGCTGCCTGAATTTGCACCATAGTTGCAGACATGTGCTACCGGGTGGCGCTATCGGGATTCACGCCACCAACCGGCGAGCAGCAACAACAGGGTCAGCCCGAGCAGCACCAGAGCGGGCAGTAGCGGGGCGTCAGTGACAGCGATGACCCGGTAGTTGTTGTTGTCACGCAGGCCGAGCCAGTTGCCACCGGCATAATTGTCGCTGTTTGCAACGTGGCGGATGGCCGGGGCCGGCAAACTCTCCAGCCGTTTGGCGGCACCACCGGTGGCGGCCATGATCGGTTCCAGCTTTTCAGCGCCGGAGCGCAAATCCGACAGTTCCTTCGGGTTGATCCGTCCGGCCAGGGCAACCGCGCTCAGATCACCATCGGTGACCCGGTACAGGCCGGGACTGTCGGCGGTCAGCGTGGCGCGTCCGACGCCGTTATCCAGCGTGTTCATGGTGACCGTTTCGCGCGTGCCATCAGGGCGGGTCACGGTCACGGTCTCCGGGATATCGCCAAGACTGTGGCGTTCGACGACCAGTTGGTCATCCTCGACCACGGCGCTCAGGGTTTCCTCCTCCAGCGCCGGTTCCTTCATCAGCCAGTGGGCGAGGCGTCGAAGCAGTTCGGCCTGCGGGCCGCCACCCTCGAAGCCACGATCCCAGAGCCAGATATGATCGCTCAGCAACTGGGCAACCCGGCCCTCGCCGACCCGTTGCATGACCAGCAGCGGCATCTGGTTTTGATCGGTCATCAACACCTGTCCGTCGCTGACCCGGCTTTCGATCAGGCGGAACCAGCGGCCCCATTCCCCGGCGGTCAGGCTGTCATGGCCGAGATTGCTGGTTACCGGATGGCGGTTGCCGAGATCGGTTACCTGTGGCCGGAACGGGGCGGTATCGATCTCGCCATTCGGGCTTGCGGGCAGAACCTGACCCAGAGGCGAGCGATGCAGGGAGAGCGGGGTTGCCGCACTCGGTCCCTCCGCGCTCAGCAGCGCGCCGCCATTGCGGACATAATCGGCAATATTCTCGAGATAGATACGCGGCAACACGCCCCGACGCTGGTAGCGGTCGAAGATCACCAGATCAAACTCGTTCAGCTTGATCTCGAACAGTTCGCGGATCGGGAAGGCGATCAGGGACAGTTCGCGGATCGGTGTGCCGTCCTGTTTTTCCGGTGGCCGCAGAATGGTGAAGTGGACGAGGTCGACCGAGGGATCGGCCTTCAGCAGGTTGCGCCATGTGCGTTCGCCCGGATGCGGCTCGCCGGAGACCAGCAGCACCCGCAGGCGGTCGCGAACACCGTTGACCACGATCACCGCGCGGTTGTTCTCGGTGCTGATCTCTCCCGGCTGGCGCTCGACGCTCAGCTCGACCACATTCGGGCCGCCATGATCGATGGTGAAGCTCAGATCCTGTGGCGTGCCGGTCTCGACGGTGAAGTTGATCGGTTCGTCATCATTCTTGCGTGCGGTGACTCGGACCGGCTGGCGATCCATCTCGTCGCCGGGCAGATCCTCGACTTTGATGGTAACCGTTACCTGCTTATCGACAAGGCCAAAGCCGGGTGCCTGTACCACGGTCAGCCGTCGGTCGGTTTCAGACTCTTCACCGGTCAGCAGGGTATGGATCGGGCCGAGATCATCCCATGCCGCAAGATCGGTCGGCACATCATGCACCTGCCCGTCGGTCAGCAGCAGGATACCGGCGATCCGACGCCGGGGCAGATCGCCCAGCGCCTGTTCGATGGCACCGAACAGCTGGGTTTCATCGATACGACCGGTATTGCCCGGTCCGGGAACCGTGATCTCGCGTAGCTCTAGTCCTTCGATATCGCCGATGGTGGCGCGCAGATGGGCGCGGGCGGCTTCAAGTTGCTCCTGTCGGAGCGGGCGTTGCTGGCTCGGGCTGTTGTCATAGACCAGCAGGGCGATATCCGGGATCGGTGCCCGTTGCTCTCGGATCAGTGACGGGTTGGCGAGTGCCAGCAGCAGCAGGCTCATCAGGGCAAAACGCCAGAGCGTGCCGCGCAGTCGTCCAACCAACCCGGTAGCGGTCAGGGCAAGAATGGCCAGCCCCAGGCAGATGATCGCCCACCATGGCAGGATCGGTGACCAGATAACCGAGGTTACCGCATCAATCATCGCCGTATCTGTAGCACTGCTCGCGGTCATTGGCCAAGGCGCTCCAGAATATAGGGGACATGGACCTGATCGGCCTTGTAGTTGCCGGTCAGGGCGTACATCACCATGTTGACGCCGAAGCGATAGGCCAGTTCACGCTGGCGTTCGCCACCGGGAACCACCGGCAGCATCGGGCGGTTGTCGGGTCCGACAGCCC is part of the Micavibrio sp. TMED2 genome and harbors:
- a CDS encoding thiol reductant ABC exporter subunit CydD, producing the protein MSSSPAHAGASSPEPPSFEAMKARQKRQQGWLRDRIRPIKPRVYISVGLGFTGGLCLILQAWLLATILHGAVIEGRAITDFAREIMLVIAAVLIRAAMLGLAERVGMANAVALKTGLRRELIARITAAGPDFIASTGSGPIITAAYDQIEALDNYIARYLPQRMLAGLIPLAIVIAVWPVNWIAALILLATGPLIVMMMALVGLGAAAASRKQMVALERLGGYFVDRLRGLDTLRLFGQAEAEMARVRMMADNFRGRTMSVLRLAFLSSAVLEFFSSIAIAILAVNIGLALLGLVNVGPLANISLFAALFILILAPDFYLPLRQLGQYYHDRATALAAAESLMDIEQRAGDFIVSTGVAAETTQTNTDSAITFNAVSLNYDGDRAALEEVSLSVAAGETIALIGPSGSGKSSLLKLLLGFVTPGSGSITINDRVLGHDLPIEDFRRQCAWVGQKTHLFRGTIAENIALARPGADRAAIEAAAGSAGVTHFTRHLPDGLDTALGEQGHGVSGGEAQRIAIARAFLADRPILLLDEPTAHLDRETTESVLEGLRKLIPGRTVIAATHTPALLALADRTIALDHGRINEAADAKLLLDEALP